The proteins below come from a single Serratia ficaria genomic window:
- a CDS encoding serralysin family metalloprotease translates to MQSTKKAIEVTESSLAAATTGYDAVDDLLHYHERGNGIQVNGKDSFSTEQAGLFITRENQTWNGHNVFGQPAKLTFSFPDYKFSSTNVAGDTGLSKFSAEQQQQAKLSLQSWSDVANITFTEVAANQKANITFGNYSQDRPGHYDYDTQAYAFLPNTIYQGQNLGGQTWYNVNQSNVEHPASEDYGRQTFTHEIGHALGLSHPGDYNAGEGNPTYRDASYAEDTREFSLMSYWSETNTGGDNGGHYAAAPLLDDISAIQHLYGANLSTRTGDTVYGFNSNTDRDFLSTASNSQKVIFAAWDAGGNDTFDFSGYTANQRINLNEKSFSDVGGLKGNVSIAAGVTIENAIGGSGDDVIVGNAANNVLKGGAGNDVLFGGGGADELWGGAGKDTFVFSAVSDSAPGASDWIRDFQKGTDKIDLSYFNKGAQAGDQIHFVDHFSGAVGEALLSYDASSNVSDLALNIGGHQAPDFLVKIVGQVDVATDFIV, encoded by the coding sequence ATGCAATCTACTAAAAAGGCAATTGAAGTTACTGAATCCAGCCTCGCGGCTGCAACGACCGGCTACGATGCTGTAGACGATCTGTTGCATTATCACGAGCGCGGCAACGGTATTCAGGTTAATGGCAAGGATTCATTTTCTACCGAACAAGCTGGGCTGTTTATTACCCGTGAGAACCAAACCTGGAATGGGCATAATGTTTTTGGCCAGCCGGCCAAGCTGACATTCTCCTTCCCGGACTATAAGTTCTCTTCCACCAACGTCGCCGGCGACACCGGGCTGAGCAAATTCAGCGCGGAACAGCAGCAGCAGGCCAAACTGTCGCTGCAATCCTGGTCTGACGTGGCCAATATCACCTTTACCGAGGTGGCGGCCAACCAGAAGGCCAACATCACCTTCGGCAACTACAGCCAGGATCGTCCCGGTCATTATGACTACGACACCCAGGCTTACGCTTTCCTGCCGAACACCATTTATCAGGGCCAGAATCTGGGCGGCCAGACCTGGTACAACGTCAACCAATCCAACGTGGAACATCCGGCATCCGAAGATTACGGCCGCCAGACGTTCACTCACGAGATTGGCCATGCGCTGGGCCTGAGCCACCCGGGCGACTACAACGCCGGTGAAGGCAACCCGACCTATCGCGACGCCAGCTATGCGGAAGACACCCGCGAGTTCAGCCTGATGAGCTACTGGAGTGAAACCAACACCGGCGGCGACAACGGCGGCCACTACGCCGCGGCCCCGCTGCTGGATGACATTTCCGCCATTCAGCATCTGTACGGCGCCAACCTGTCCACCCGCACCGGCGATACCGTGTATGGCTTCAACTCCAATACCGATCGCGACTTCCTCAGCACCGCCAGCAACTCGCAGAAAGTGATCTTTGCGGCCTGGGATGCGGGCGGCAACGACACCTTCGACTTCTCCGGCTACACCGCTAACCAGCGCATCAACCTGAACGAGAAATCGTTCTCCGACGTTGGCGGGCTGAAGGGCAACGTGTCGATCGCGGCGGGCGTGACCATCGAAAACGCCATTGGCGGTTCCGGCGACGACGTTATCGTCGGCAACGCGGCCAACAACGTGCTGAAAGGCGGCGCGGGCAACGACGTGCTGTTCGGTGGCGGCGGGGCGGACGAGCTGTGGGGCGGCGCCGGCAAGGACACCTTCGTGTTCTCCGCCGTCAGCGATTCCGCGCCGGGCGCATCGGACTGGATCCGCGACTTCCAGAAGGGCACCGACAAGATCGATCTGTCTTACTTCAACAAGGGCGCGCAGGCCGGCGACCAGATCCACTTCGTCGATCACTTCAGCGGCGCAGTGGGCGAGGCGCTGTTGAGCTATGACGCATCGAGCAACGTCAGCGATCTGGCGCTGAACATCGGCGGCCATCAGGCGCCGGACTTCCTGGTGAAAATTGTCGGTCAGGTGGACGTCGCCACCGACTTTATCGTGTAA
- a CDS encoding AprI/Inh family metalloprotease inhibitor: MKNTLARTAMTAGGMMVTGAVMASSLVLPTAQSLAGQWQVADRERQCRIEFLASEQSAANGYRLVDRQRCLNKLFAAEVVGWRPAPDGIALLQADGSTLAFFSRDGEVYRNRLGADDGLTLKALA, from the coding sequence ATGAAAAACACGTTAGCGCGCACCGCCATGACGGCGGGAGGCATGATGGTTACGGGGGCAGTGATGGCCAGCAGTCTGGTTCTTCCCACCGCGCAGTCACTGGCGGGACAATGGCAGGTTGCCGATCGCGAGCGGCAGTGCCGGATCGAATTTCTGGCCAGCGAGCAGAGCGCAGCCAACGGCTACCGGCTGGTGGATCGGCAACGCTGCCTGAACAAGCTGTTTGCGGCCGAGGTGGTCGGCTGGCGCCCGGCGCCCGACGGCATCGCCCTCCTGCAGGCGGACGGCAGCACGCTGGCGTTCTTCTCGCGCGACGGCGAGGTGTACCGCAACCGCCTTGGCGCCGATGACGGCCTGACGCTGAAAGCCTTGGCCTAG
- a CDS encoding lysoplasmalogenase, whose protein sequence is MSWPFLAVFFSGWLFVDASYRGPRWQRWVFKPLTLLLLLLLAWQAPVLGPAGYLIVLGLLATLIADALLLLPRERVLYALGAFFLSHLLYTLSFASQMTFSLFWPLPLALLAIGLLLLATVWTRLEEMRWPIATYVAMTLLMVWLAGEQYFMRSTDFGFSLLAGTSLLLLANVVWLINRYRFTFRAADAVVAFCYFSGHFLIVRSLYL, encoded by the coding sequence ATGAGTTGGCCGTTCCTTGCCGTATTCTTTTCCGGTTGGCTGTTCGTCGACGCCTCCTACCGCGGGCCGCGCTGGCAGCGTTGGGTGTTCAAACCGCTGACGCTGCTGTTGCTGCTGTTGCTGGCCTGGCAGGCCCCGGTGCTCGGCCCCGCCGGCTATTTGATCGTGCTCGGCCTGCTGGCGACGCTGATCGCCGACGCCCTGCTGCTGCTGCCCCGCGAGCGAGTGCTGTATGCGCTCGGCGCATTTTTCCTTTCCCATCTGCTGTATACCCTGAGCTTCGCCAGCCAGATGACCTTCAGCCTGTTTTGGCCGCTGCCGCTGGCATTGCTGGCGATCGGCCTGCTGCTGCTGGCGACCGTCTGGACGCGGCTGGAGGAAATGCGCTGGCCGATCGCCACCTACGTGGCGATGACCCTGCTGATGGTCTGGCTGGCGGGTGAACAGTATTTCATGCGCAGCACCGACTTCGGCTTCTCGTTGCTGGCGGGCACTTCGCTGCTGCTGTTGGCCAACGTGGTGTGGTTGATCAACCGCTACCGCTTCACCTTCCGCGCGGCGGACGCCGTGGTGGCGTTTTGCTACTTCTCCGGCCACTTTCTGATCGTGCGCTCACTGTATCTGTAA
- a CDS encoding DUF2500 domain-containing protein, protein MSKPPLFFIAVIALIAVLATHRYFNQRRMDAENDRAPLRSLQVKVSDKREFPVAATRSRQREHWANEPMHYEVVFSPQGGGEDIRLRVKQWQYNPIEKGAQGTLNMQGARFVSFTAR, encoded by the coding sequence ATGAGCAAACCACCGCTGTTTTTTATCGCCGTTATTGCGCTTATCGCCGTGCTGGCGACGCATCGCTATTTCAACCAACGCCGGATGGATGCGGAGAACGACCGCGCGCCGCTGCGCAGCCTGCAGGTCAAGGTCAGCGACAAGCGCGAGTTTCCCGTCGCCGCCACCCGTTCGCGCCAGCGCGAACACTGGGCCAATGAGCCGATGCATTATGAGGTGGTATTCAGCCCGCAGGGTGGCGGCGAGGACATTCGGCTGCGGGTGAAGCAGTGGCAGTACAACCCGATCGAAAAAGGCGCGCAGGGCACGTTGAACATGCAGGGCGCGCGCTTCGTCTCCTTTACCGCCCGGTAA
- a CDS encoding DUF1145 family protein, which produces MLINLGRLLMLCVWGFLLSNLFHPFPKPLKYFIDVALFFMVVMHGLQLVLLKSTQPKDQPISYWQEAKIFVFGVFELLAWQKKQPPIKKK; this is translated from the coding sequence ATGCTGATTAACCTGGGCCGCCTGCTGATGCTGTGCGTATGGGGCTTCCTGCTCTCCAATCTGTTCCACCCGTTTCCCAAGCCGCTGAAATATTTCATCGACGTGGCGCTGTTCTTCATGGTGGTGATGCACGGCCTGCAGCTGGTGCTGCTGAAATCCACCCAGCCGAAAGATCAACCGATCAGCTACTGGCAGGAAGCCAAGATCTTCGTCTTTGGCGTGTTTGAGCTGCTGGCCTGGCAGAAAAAGCAGCCGCCGATCAAAAAGAAATAG
- the rsmD gene encoding 16S rRNA (guanine(966)-N(2))-methyltransferase: MTRLSPRAAAKKPAQAAAGQIRIIGGQWRGRKLPVPSSPGLRPTTDRVRETLFNWLAPVIQGARCLDCFAGSGALGLEALSRYAGSATLLEYERPVAQQLEKNLALLQGKGTVVNTNTLSWLAGGGQPFDVVFLDPPFRKGLLAETVTLLEQRGWLADEAWIYVEAEAESAAADVPANWQLHREKVAGQVAYRLYIRSQEKTNHAD; the protein is encoded by the coding sequence ATGACAAGACTATCGCCACGGGCGGCGGCAAAAAAACCGGCTCAGGCCGCAGCCGGGCAGATCCGCATCATCGGCGGCCAATGGCGTGGGCGCAAGCTGCCGGTGCCGAGCAGCCCGGGGCTGCGCCCGACCACCGATCGGGTGCGTGAAACCCTGTTCAACTGGCTGGCGCCGGTGATCCAGGGGGCGCGTTGCCTGGACTGTTTCGCCGGCAGCGGCGCGCTGGGGCTGGAGGCGCTGTCGCGCTATGCCGGCAGCGCCACGCTGCTGGAATATGAACGGCCGGTGGCGCAACAGCTGGAAAAAAACCTGGCGCTGCTGCAGGGCAAAGGAACGGTGGTCAATACCAATACGCTAAGCTGGCTGGCGGGCGGCGGCCAGCCGTTTGACGTGGTGTTTCTCGATCCGCCGTTCCGCAAAGGGCTGCTGGCGGAAACCGTCACGCTGCTGGAGCAGCGGGGCTGGCTGGCCGACGAGGCCTGGATCTACGTGGAGGCCGAAGCGGAAAGCGCCGCGGCCGATGTGCCGGCCAACTGGCAGTTGCACCGTGAGAAAGTCGCCGGTCAGGTGGCTTACCGTCTTTATATTCGTTCGCAAGAGAAAACCAATCATGCTGATTAA